In Aptenodytes patagonicus chromosome 22, bAptPat1.pri.cur, whole genome shotgun sequence, one DNA window encodes the following:
- the LOC143170200 gene encoding complement component receptor 1-like protein isoform X2 has product MPALELGKQRDRTAVLGLFLAAALVVAVQKLKEQYRHLTRFSYKTTVEYVCRPGYTRNVHVQNRLLCGEDNKWQGSWEICIPKHCIYPGEPDNGRLMLAENFSFGSSVNFICNTGYRLVGNSQIQCVIKNGVVTWDRDIPICEPIPCSPPPKIANGEHSGADKELFEYGVSVTYWCHTVQRGERPFSLVGDASIFCTTTDNINGVWSKPAPECKVINCENPSVKNGKLLSGYRAAYTYRDTVMFDCNFRYTMNGSDASTCKENGLWDPPLPLCQLSSCDNPPDVHNAVKAKLAGNLFPVETVVTYECREGHQFSPEETTRHIKCLPDFTWTETPPPCERIRCPNPDVSHGKPLNVWEAKDHYVYGDRLEVTCDDGYAFKGHSNNIVLRCSSDGRWDPAVPECTPERRCPKPDTAHGREIFKSKNDYRVGTRLRLACDSGYVLRGQDSTECQADVSWAPPLPFCDKVCDPPPQTTNGQHSGLRTEQFPYGAEVTYSCAEGLSLIGDATIYCTSDDGVNLAWSGPAPECRVVRCPKPTVERGRMTPQRFTFPYGVAVRFSCDEGFMLHGDAESRCLADGTWHPPLPTCRPVQCPRPSGQEDLMVYPLKLWYQVNETLSFYCRRDGRRSASSESICSAKGTWIPPPTCKKHDACEKILRYRETFPCRVPLTELKTLLEVQKLYLEIQKLEKELLKPTAYG; this is encoded by the exons ATGCCAGCTTTGGAGCTGGGGAAGCAGAGGGATCGCACTGCTGTCCTTGGGTTATTCCTCGCCGCTGCTCTTGTTGTGGCTGTCCAGA AACTCAAAGAGCAATACCGTCACCTTACCAGATTCTCCTATAAGACAACGGTGGAATACGTCTGTCGTCCAGGTTACACGAGAAATGTTCACGTCCAGAACAGGTTGCTTTGTGGAGAGGACAATAAGTGGCAGGGATCATGGGAGATCTGTATAC CAAAGCACTGCATCTACCCTGGCGAGCCGGACAACGGCAGACTCATGCTAGCAGAAAACTTCAGTTTTGGTTCATCCGTGAACTTCATCTGCAACACTGG GTACAGACTGGTTGGAAATTCTCAAATTCAATGTGTGATTAAAAATGGTGTTGTTACATGGGACAGAGATATTCCCATCTGTGAGC caatACCGTGttccccccctccaaaaataGCTAATGGAGAGCACAGCGGAGCTGACAAAGAGCTCTTTGAATATGGAGTATCTGTCACTTACTGGTGCCACACCGTCCAAAGGGGAGAGAGACCTTTCTCGCTGGTGGGAGATGCCTCTATTTTCTGTACAACCACAGATAACATAAATGGTGTCTGGAGCAAGCCAGCCCCGGAGTGCAAAG TGATTAACTGTGAGAATCCGAGCGTGAAGAACGGGAAGCTGCTGAGCGGGTACCGGGCTGCGTACACCTACAGAGACACCGTCATGTTCGACTGCAACTTCCGCTACACCATGAACGGCAGCGATGCGTCCACGTGCAAAGAGAACGGCCTTTGGGACCCTCCGCTGCCGCTCTGTCAGCTCA GTAGCTGTGACAACCCTCCAGATGTACATAATGCTGTTAAAGCAAAACTTGCTGGCAATTTGTTTCCTGTGGAGACTGTCGTGACCTACGAGTGCAGGGAGGGCCACCAGTTCAGCCCGGAAGAAACCACGCGGCACATTAAGTGTCTGCCGGATTTTACGTGGACCGAAACCCCACCTCCTTGTGAAA GAATTCGTTGCCCAAATCCAGATGTCAGCCATGGAAAGCCCTTAAATGTGTGGGAAGCTAAAGACCATTATGTGTACGGAGACAGGCTGGAAGTTACGTGTGATGATGGCTACGCTTTCAAAGGTCATAGCAATAACATTGTGCTTCGGTGTTCAAGTGATGGTAGATGGGATCCAGCGGTACCGGAGTGTACTCCAG AACGTCGTTGCCCAAAGCCAGATACTGCTCatggaagagagatttttaaaagcaaaaatgacTACAGAGTTGGGACCCGACTGAGGCTGGCGTGTGATTCGGGCTATGTCCTCAGGGGCCAGGACTCGACCGAGTGTCAGGCTGATGTGAGCTGGGCTCCCCCGTTACCATTTTGTGATAAAG TCTGTGACCCCCCTCCACAAACCACCAACGGGCAGCACTCTGGCTTGAGAACGGAGCAGTTCCCCTATGGCGCAGAGGTGACGTACAGCTGTGCGGAGGGTCTGTCCCTCATTGGGGACGCCACCATCTACTGCACCTCCGACGATGGGGTGAACCTGGCGTGGAGCGGACCTGCCCCGGAGTGCAGGG TGGTTCGGTGCCCCAAGCCCACGGTCGAGAGGGGAAGGATGACTCCGCAGAGGTTCACCTTTCCCTACGGGGTGGCCGTGCGGTTCTCCTGTGACGAAGGCTTCATGCTGCACGGCGATGCTGAGAGCCGGTGCCTGGCCGACGGCACCTGGCACCCTCCCCTGCCCACCTGCCGGCCAG TTCAGTGTCCCCGACCCTCGGGACAGGAGGACCTAATGGTTTACCCATTAAAATTATGGTACCAGGTGAATGAAACTCTGTCGTTCTACTGCAGACGTGATGGCCGTCGATCAGCAAGTTCAGAAAGTATCTGCTCAGCTAAGGGCACTTGGATACCACCGCCCACATGT aaaaagcatgatGCATGTGAGAAGATTCTTCGATATAGGGAAACTTTCCCATGTAGAGTTCCTCTGACAGAACTGAAAACTCTGCTGGAAGTCCAGAAACTGTACCTGGAGATCCAGAAACTTGAAAAGGAGCTGCTAAAACCCACAGCATACGGCTGA
- the LOC143170200 gene encoding complement component receptor 1-like protein isoform X3, which translates to MPALELGKQRDRTAVLGLFLAAALVVAVQSACNVPPHLASAELKEQYRHLTRFSYKTTVEYVCRPGYTRNVHVQNRLLCGEDNKWQGSWEICIPKHCIYPGEPDNGRLMLAENFSFGSSVNFICNTGYRLVGNSQIQCVIKNGVVTWDRDIPICEPIPCSPPPKIANGEHSGADKELFEYGVSVTYWCHTVQRGERPFSLVGDASIFCTTTDNINGVWSKPAPECKVINCENPSVKNGKLLSGYRAAYTYRDTVMFDCNFRYTMNGSDASTCKENGLWDPPLPLCQLSSCDNPPDVHNAVKAKLAGNLFPVETVVTYECREGHQFSPEETTRHIKCLPDFTWTETPPPCERIRCPNPDVSHGKPLNVWEAKDHYVYGDRLEVTCDDGYAFKGHSNNIVLRCSSDGRWDPAVPECTPERRCPKPDTAHGREIFKSKNDYRVGTRLRLACDSGYVLRGQDSTECQADVSWAPPLPFCDKVCDPPPQTTNGQHSGLRTEQFPYGAEVTYSCAEGLSLIGDATIYCTSDDGVNLAWSGPAPECRVVRCPKPTVERGRMTPQRFTFPYGVAVRFSCDEGFMLHGDAESRCLADGTWHPPLPTCRPDVMAVDQQVQKVSAQLRALGYHRPHVKSMMHVRRFFDIGKLSHVEFL; encoded by the exons ATGCCAGCTTTGGAGCTGGGGAAGCAGAGGGATCGCACTGCTGTCCTTGGGTTATTCCTCGCCGCTGCTCTTGTTGTGGCTGTCCAGA GTGCCTGCAATGTTCCGCCCCATCTCGCATCTGCAGAACTCAAAGAGCAATACCGTCACCTTACCAGATTCTCCTATAAGACAACGGTGGAATACGTCTGTCGTCCAGGTTACACGAGAAATGTTCACGTCCAGAACAGGTTGCTTTGTGGAGAGGACAATAAGTGGCAGGGATCATGGGAGATCTGTATAC CAAAGCACTGCATCTACCCTGGCGAGCCGGACAACGGCAGACTCATGCTAGCAGAAAACTTCAGTTTTGGTTCATCCGTGAACTTCATCTGCAACACTGG GTACAGACTGGTTGGAAATTCTCAAATTCAATGTGTGATTAAAAATGGTGTTGTTACATGGGACAGAGATATTCCCATCTGTGAGC caatACCGTGttccccccctccaaaaataGCTAATGGAGAGCACAGCGGAGCTGACAAAGAGCTCTTTGAATATGGAGTATCTGTCACTTACTGGTGCCACACCGTCCAAAGGGGAGAGAGACCTTTCTCGCTGGTGGGAGATGCCTCTATTTTCTGTACAACCACAGATAACATAAATGGTGTCTGGAGCAAGCCAGCCCCGGAGTGCAAAG TGATTAACTGTGAGAATCCGAGCGTGAAGAACGGGAAGCTGCTGAGCGGGTACCGGGCTGCGTACACCTACAGAGACACCGTCATGTTCGACTGCAACTTCCGCTACACCATGAACGGCAGCGATGCGTCCACGTGCAAAGAGAACGGCCTTTGGGACCCTCCGCTGCCGCTCTGTCAGCTCA GTAGCTGTGACAACCCTCCAGATGTACATAATGCTGTTAAAGCAAAACTTGCTGGCAATTTGTTTCCTGTGGAGACTGTCGTGACCTACGAGTGCAGGGAGGGCCACCAGTTCAGCCCGGAAGAAACCACGCGGCACATTAAGTGTCTGCCGGATTTTACGTGGACCGAAACCCCACCTCCTTGTGAAA GAATTCGTTGCCCAAATCCAGATGTCAGCCATGGAAAGCCCTTAAATGTGTGGGAAGCTAAAGACCATTATGTGTACGGAGACAGGCTGGAAGTTACGTGTGATGATGGCTACGCTTTCAAAGGTCATAGCAATAACATTGTGCTTCGGTGTTCAAGTGATGGTAGATGGGATCCAGCGGTACCGGAGTGTACTCCAG AACGTCGTTGCCCAAAGCCAGATACTGCTCatggaagagagatttttaaaagcaaaaatgacTACAGAGTTGGGACCCGACTGAGGCTGGCGTGTGATTCGGGCTATGTCCTCAGGGGCCAGGACTCGACCGAGTGTCAGGCTGATGTGAGCTGGGCTCCCCCGTTACCATTTTGTGATAAAG TCTGTGACCCCCCTCCACAAACCACCAACGGGCAGCACTCTGGCTTGAGAACGGAGCAGTTCCCCTATGGCGCAGAGGTGACGTACAGCTGTGCGGAGGGTCTGTCCCTCATTGGGGACGCCACCATCTACTGCACCTCCGACGATGGGGTGAACCTGGCGTGGAGCGGACCTGCCCCGGAGTGCAGGG TGGTTCGGTGCCCCAAGCCCACGGTCGAGAGGGGAAGGATGACTCCGCAGAGGTTCACCTTTCCCTACGGGGTGGCCGTGCGGTTCTCCTGTGACGAAGGCTTCATGCTGCACGGCGATGCTGAGAGCCGGTGCCTGGCCGACGGCACCTGGCACCCTCCCCTGCCCACCTGCCGGCCAG ACGTGATGGCCGTCGATCAGCAAGTTCAGAAAGTATCTGCTCAGCTAAGGGCACTTGGATACCACCGCCCACATGT aaaaagcatgatGCATGTGAGAAGATTCTTCGATATAGGGAAACTTTCCCATGTAGAGTTCCTCTGA
- the LOC143170202 gene encoding membrane cofactor protein-like encodes MRVFLCWPGQLLAVVVLVLQLAGSLEVQCPIPVIAHGQLKPAQNFTYGSVATLECDAGYIPLGATTTMRCLGSGRWHPRVPACTLGHCPYPPVVDHADRNLQREFPVGTTVTYFCRSGYTLLPEVSPITTCLKNFTWSVIPKLCQKVQCPSPAIRHGREISPRKDEYTFGHQVEFQCDPSYVLRGSQRIQCWSDGTWRPPVPYCDKVCGPPPKITNGQHSGLRTEQFPYGLEVKYSCVEGLSLIGNDSIYCTSDDGVNLAWSGPAPECRVVRCPKPTVERGRMTPQRFTFPYRAAVRFSCDEGFVLHGDAESRCLADGTWHPPLPTCRPVLCPQPQVANGRLKSTSDGKMWYQTNATVTFECLRGYRFSDDGDTSSEDSWTATCLPDGSWTPLPKCKKEGDADVCEEIHYIKTVFECGVPIAELKTLLEIQKLFLEIKKLKVELENLNK; translated from the exons ATGCGGGTGTTTCTCTGCTGGCCGGGGCAGCTCCTGGCAGTGGTGGTGCTTGTGTTGCAGCTGGCTGGAAGTCTTG AGGTTCAGTGTCCCATCCCAGTTATCGCACACGGACAGCTGAAACCTGCACAGAACTTCACCTACGGCAGCGTAGCCACACTCGAGTGCGATGCCGGCTACATCCCGCTGGGTGCCACCACCACCATGCGGTGCCTGGGCAGCGGCAGATGGCATCCGCGGGTGCCCGCCTGCACCCTAG GTCACTGTCCCTACCCTCCTGTCGTCGACCATGCGGACCGAAACCTTCAGCGCGAGTTTCCAGTTGGGACAACCGTGACCTATTTCTGCAGATCCGGATACACTTTGCTCCCCGAAGTATCTCCAATAACTACTTGTCTTAAAAATTTCACATGGTCCGTAATCCCCAAGCTTTGCCAGA AGGTGCAGTGTCCCAGCCCGGCTATCCGCCACGGGAGAGAGATCAGCCCCAGGAAAGACGAATACACCTTTGGGCACCAGGTGGAATTTCAGTGTGACCCCAGCTATGTGCTGAGGGGCAGCCAGAGGATCCAGTGCTGGTCTGACGGGACGTGGAGACCCCCCGTGCCGTACTGCGACAAGG TTTGTGGTCCCCCTCCAAAAATCACCAACGGGCAGCACTCTGGCTTGAGAACGGAGCAGTTCCCCTATGGCTTAGAAGTGAAGTACAGCTGTGTGGAGGGTCTGTCTCTCATTGGGAACGACTCCATCTACTGCACCTCTGATGATGGGGTGAACCTGGCGTGGAGCGGACCTGCCCCGGAGTGCAGGG TGGTTCGGTGCCCCAAGCCCACGGTCGAGAGGGGAAGGATGACTCCGCAGAGGTTCACCTTTCCCTACCGGGCGGCCGTGCGGTTCTCCTGTGACGAAGGCTTCGTGCTGCACGGCGATGCTGAGAGCCGGTGCCTGGCCGACGGCACCTGGCACCCTCCCCTGCCCACCTGCCGGCCAG TTCTGTGTCCACAACCACAAGTGGCCAACGGAAGGCTGAAAAGCACTTCGGATGGTAAAATGTGGTACCAAACAAATGCGACTGTTACTTTTGAATGCCTTCGTGGATACCGCTTTTCAGACGATGGAGACACGTCTTCAGAAGACTCTTGGACAGCCACGTGCTTGCCTGATGGCAGCTGGACACCGCTGCCCAAGTGT aagaaagaaggtgATGCTGATGTGTGCGAAGAGATTCATTATATTAAAACAGTCTTTGAATGTGGTGTGCCTATAGCAGAACTGAAAActctgctggaaatacagaaaCTGTTTCTGGAGATTAAAAAACTAAAGGTGGAACTAGAAAACTTGAACAAGTGA
- the LOC143170200 gene encoding complement component receptor 1-like protein isoform X1, producing MPALELGKQRDRTAVLGLFLAAALVVAVQSACNVPPHLASAELKEQYRHLTRFSYKTTVEYVCRPGYTRNVHVQNRLLCGEDNKWQGSWEICIPKHCIYPGEPDNGRLMLAENFSFGSSVNFICNTGYRLVGNSQIQCVIKNGVVTWDRDIPICEPIPCSPPPKIANGEHSGADKELFEYGVSVTYWCHTVQRGERPFSLVGDASIFCTTTDNINGVWSKPAPECKVINCENPSVKNGKLLSGYRAAYTYRDTVMFDCNFRYTMNGSDASTCKENGLWDPPLPLCQLSSCDNPPDVHNAVKAKLAGNLFPVETVVTYECREGHQFSPEETTRHIKCLPDFTWTETPPPCERIRCPNPDVSHGKPLNVWEAKDHYVYGDRLEVTCDDGYAFKGHSNNIVLRCSSDGRWDPAVPECTPERRCPKPDTAHGREIFKSKNDYRVGTRLRLACDSGYVLRGQDSTECQADVSWAPPLPFCDKVCDPPPQTTNGQHSGLRTEQFPYGAEVTYSCAEGLSLIGDATIYCTSDDGVNLAWSGPAPECRVVRCPKPTVERGRMTPQRFTFPYGVAVRFSCDEGFMLHGDAESRCLADGTWHPPLPTCRPVQCPRPSGQEDLMVYPLKLWYQVNETLSFYCRRDGRRSASSESICSAKGTWIPPPTCKKHDACEKILRYRETFPCRVPLTELKTLLEVQKLYLEIQKLEKELLKPTAYG from the exons ATGCCAGCTTTGGAGCTGGGGAAGCAGAGGGATCGCACTGCTGTCCTTGGGTTATTCCTCGCCGCTGCTCTTGTTGTGGCTGTCCAGA GTGCCTGCAATGTTCCGCCCCATCTCGCATCTGCAGAACTCAAAGAGCAATACCGTCACCTTACCAGATTCTCCTATAAGACAACGGTGGAATACGTCTGTCGTCCAGGTTACACGAGAAATGTTCACGTCCAGAACAGGTTGCTTTGTGGAGAGGACAATAAGTGGCAGGGATCATGGGAGATCTGTATAC CAAAGCACTGCATCTACCCTGGCGAGCCGGACAACGGCAGACTCATGCTAGCAGAAAACTTCAGTTTTGGTTCATCCGTGAACTTCATCTGCAACACTGG GTACAGACTGGTTGGAAATTCTCAAATTCAATGTGTGATTAAAAATGGTGTTGTTACATGGGACAGAGATATTCCCATCTGTGAGC caatACCGTGttccccccctccaaaaataGCTAATGGAGAGCACAGCGGAGCTGACAAAGAGCTCTTTGAATATGGAGTATCTGTCACTTACTGGTGCCACACCGTCCAAAGGGGAGAGAGACCTTTCTCGCTGGTGGGAGATGCCTCTATTTTCTGTACAACCACAGATAACATAAATGGTGTCTGGAGCAAGCCAGCCCCGGAGTGCAAAG TGATTAACTGTGAGAATCCGAGCGTGAAGAACGGGAAGCTGCTGAGCGGGTACCGGGCTGCGTACACCTACAGAGACACCGTCATGTTCGACTGCAACTTCCGCTACACCATGAACGGCAGCGATGCGTCCACGTGCAAAGAGAACGGCCTTTGGGACCCTCCGCTGCCGCTCTGTCAGCTCA GTAGCTGTGACAACCCTCCAGATGTACATAATGCTGTTAAAGCAAAACTTGCTGGCAATTTGTTTCCTGTGGAGACTGTCGTGACCTACGAGTGCAGGGAGGGCCACCAGTTCAGCCCGGAAGAAACCACGCGGCACATTAAGTGTCTGCCGGATTTTACGTGGACCGAAACCCCACCTCCTTGTGAAA GAATTCGTTGCCCAAATCCAGATGTCAGCCATGGAAAGCCCTTAAATGTGTGGGAAGCTAAAGACCATTATGTGTACGGAGACAGGCTGGAAGTTACGTGTGATGATGGCTACGCTTTCAAAGGTCATAGCAATAACATTGTGCTTCGGTGTTCAAGTGATGGTAGATGGGATCCAGCGGTACCGGAGTGTACTCCAG AACGTCGTTGCCCAAAGCCAGATACTGCTCatggaagagagatttttaaaagcaaaaatgacTACAGAGTTGGGACCCGACTGAGGCTGGCGTGTGATTCGGGCTATGTCCTCAGGGGCCAGGACTCGACCGAGTGTCAGGCTGATGTGAGCTGGGCTCCCCCGTTACCATTTTGTGATAAAG TCTGTGACCCCCCTCCACAAACCACCAACGGGCAGCACTCTGGCTTGAGAACGGAGCAGTTCCCCTATGGCGCAGAGGTGACGTACAGCTGTGCGGAGGGTCTGTCCCTCATTGGGGACGCCACCATCTACTGCACCTCCGACGATGGGGTGAACCTGGCGTGGAGCGGACCTGCCCCGGAGTGCAGGG TGGTTCGGTGCCCCAAGCCCACGGTCGAGAGGGGAAGGATGACTCCGCAGAGGTTCACCTTTCCCTACGGGGTGGCCGTGCGGTTCTCCTGTGACGAAGGCTTCATGCTGCACGGCGATGCTGAGAGCCGGTGCCTGGCCGACGGCACCTGGCACCCTCCCCTGCCCACCTGCCGGCCAG TTCAGTGTCCCCGACCCTCGGGACAGGAGGACCTAATGGTTTACCCATTAAAATTATGGTACCAGGTGAATGAAACTCTGTCGTTCTACTGCAGACGTGATGGCCGTCGATCAGCAAGTTCAGAAAGTATCTGCTCAGCTAAGGGCACTTGGATACCACCGCCCACATGT aaaaagcatgatGCATGTGAGAAGATTCTTCGATATAGGGAAACTTTCCCATGTAGAGTTCCTCTGACAGAACTGAAAACTCTGCTGGAAGTCCAGAAACTGTACCTGGAGATCCAGAAACTTGAAAAGGAGCTGCTAAAACCCACAGCATACGGCTGA